The following DNA comes from Mucilaginibacter jinjuensis.
GATAATTTGGGTAATCCGGTTAACAAAAAGGAATATGATTATGAAATTAAAGAAACAAATTCAATTAAGGGTGTGAAAGCATTTGGTTTACCTTTTGTTACCTCTGAGTACCCCATTTTTTGGTTCCGGTTCTACGATAATTTATCAACATGGTTCGTTAACTCAGTCGAGCGGGATGTAACCTATACGAGAAATGATTCGACCGTTACAGTGACCAATATGACGTATGATAATAATGTACATAGGCAACTAACCACCTCTACACTTATTAATAGTATCGGCAATTCGATAAAACATGTGTACAATTATCCTTCAGAAATGGTAGCTAACGGCAATGACCCTACAGGGATTTATACACTTATGGTAAATGCCAACATGCTTAGTCCTGTTATTGAAGATATTGCTTATAAAAACACCTCATTTACGGAAAAGACTAAAACAAACTATTCAAATCAGTGGACGAATCAGAACATCAAGCCGCAATCGATAGAATCGCAGGTACTCGGTAATAGCTCTGAGCCACGCTTAAGTTATACAGGATATGACAAAATTGGAAATGTGCTTAGTTTGTCACAGGTGTCGGGGCCTCCAATTACTTATCTGTGGGGATATAACAACCAATACCCCGTCGCAGAAATCAAAAATGCCACTTATCAAGCCGTAGTTAATGCACTGGGGCAAAGTATAATTGATGGACTAAATAGTTCACCCGGTACAGATGCAGCCATCAGAAATCAGCTGGCGGTTTTGCGGACAGCTTTGCCCAATGCACAGGTAACAATCTACACCTACGCACCTTTAATCGGTATGACCTCGACGACCGATGCCAAAGGGATACCAACCTATTACGAATATGACAGTTTCCTGCGCCTGATGAATATTAAGGATAAAGATGGCAACATCGTGAAACACGTCGATTACCATTATCAGAACCAATAAACCTAAGCGATCACCTATCAAATCAGTCAATTGAAAACACAACATATTTTAAACAGGATAAAGCGGCGATATTTTGCTTTATCACTGTTATTATTCGCAGGACTTGCCGTGCATGCCCAAACCAATGTAAACGGTTCAATGACCGGTACCATATCATCGGGCGAATACTATAGCAGCGGGTCCATCCATATCACCAATGCCCATATTAATCCGGGAGCCGGTCAGCGGGTGCATATTTATACCGTAGGCGACTGCCTGCCTTTAAACAATCTGGCATTAAGCACAACGCAGAACTATGTTAGTACAGTAGTTCCGCGTATACCTGGCTACGTTCCTGGCAATACGGGTTATAGTACCTGCGATGTAATGCAGACGGTACAATATATCGACGGCCTGGGCAGGCCCCTACAAACGGTACAGGTGAAAGGCAACCCCAATGCCACACGCGATGTGGTACAGCCGGTAGCATACGATCAGTTTGGACGTGAGGCTACCAAATACCTGCCCTATACCACAGCCAGTAATGATGGCAGTTATAAAGCAGATGCATTGACCACCGGTCAGAATAGTTTTTATAATGCCCCGCCGTCAGGGGTGCCCACGATTACCATCCCTTCGGCCACAACTGTTTTCGAAGCATCGCCACTCAACAGGACTTTGGAACAAGGCGCACCGGGTAACGACTGGCAACCGGCTGGTACACCCAATACCACAGCAAGTGCAGGCCATACGGTAAAGGTTAGCTATGGGAGTAATGCTACCGGTGAAGTAGTACTATGGGTTGTTAACAGTAACGGTAATGGGGCAACAGGCACTGGTCCATACGACCCTAGTCAGTTGTATAAAACAACTACCACCGATGAAAACGGTAACCAAAGCATCGAGTTCAAAGACAAGGAAAACCACGTAGTTTGCAAAAAGGTACAATCAGGAACCAATACTTTCCAGTCGACCTGTTATGTGTATGACGACCTGAACAACCTGCGGTATGTGATTCCGCAGATGCCTGGTGCCTACCCAACCAGTTTTGCCGAAACCGATGGCGTGTTCCAAAACTACATCTACGGTTACCACTATGATGAACGGAACCGGTTAGTGCAAAAGAAGATCCCGGGCAAGGACTGGGAATACATGGTGTATAACCAGCTTGATCAATTGGTGCTTACCCAAGACGGTACCCACCGGGCTAATAAGCAATGGATACTGACGAAGTACGACGCTTTAGGCCGTGTGATCTTAACCGGTTTGTTTAAAGACACGGCAACACCTGCATTAACCCAGGCACAACTGCAAACCAACATTTACGCCGCAGCGCAATATGAAACATATACCGGTACAGGCTTAGGGTATACCTTAAACAGTTACCCGGCATTAAGCTGGGTATTTACACTCAACTTTTATGATAACTATAATTATCCTAATAACCCATATAATACTACGGTAAGCAATACTTTAACACAGCCAACCGGTTTACTAACGGCAAGTAAAACAGCTGTCTTATTGCCCGACGGCACCTTTGGGCCCATGTTATGGACGGTTCACTTTTACGATAGCAAAGGCAGGCAGGCACAAACCTACCAGCAGCATTACCTTAATGGTGGCACAAGTAACAGTGATTATGATGAAACGGCCTTCAGTTATAACTTTAACGACCAGGTAACCCAAACGACCAGGCACCATTACACCCAGGCCAATACCAGCAGCCCGGCATTAACCGTAGGTACAGCTTACACTTACGACCACATGGGCCGTAAAACCCAGACGAATGAACAACTGAACGGCGGAGCCAATGTGTTACTGAGCCAGGAAGATTATAACGAGGTTGGGCAACTGATGACCAAGCACCTGGGTAATAATGCACAACAGGTAGCTTATACGTACAACGAACGGGGCTGGTTAACAGGTAGCAGTGCTCCACTGTTTGCTATGCAGCTCAACTACAATACAGGAGCTGCACCGCAATGGAACGGCAACATCAGCCAGATGACCTACTTAACGACAAAGACAGCCCAACCTGGCAATCGTACATTTAATTATACTTACGATAACCTGAACAGGTTGAAAGTTGCCGCTTTCTCGGGTGGACTGGCAACCGATGCACTCGATGAAAACATCAGTTATGATGAACTGGGCAACATTACCCAGTTAAGCAGGGCTAATGCAGGCACACTCAACTATACCAGCTATACAGGTAGCCAGCTTAACACCGTAACCGGGTATAGTCCGCGCAGCTATGTTTATGACGCCAATGGTAACGCTACCTCTGACGGACAAGGCCAGCAGATTGATTACAATATGCTTAACTTACCGCAGGATACCAAACGCAATAATGCCATTGTGGCCCGTTACACTTATGATGCCTCAGGACAAAAGCTTCGTAATACGGGCAGCGATGGTACCTGGGACTATATTAATGGTGTAGTTTACAAAAATGGAACCGTAGCGTTTATCCAAACCGACGAAGGACGCATTGCCAATAATAACGGTACTTATAATTACGAATACAATCTGCAAGACCACTTAGGCAATAACCGGGTGAGCTTTGATATTTACAATGGGGCTGCTCGTGTGGTGCAGGAAGATGAATACTATAGTTTCGGCCTGCGCAAACCTGGAGGTTATGATTACTCAAACAATAACCGTTATCTTTATAATGGAAAGGAGATACAAACAGATTTAACTAACCAATATGATTACGGTGCACGTTTCTACGACCCTGTAATTGCTCGCTGGACAACCATCGATCCATTAATTGAAAGCAATCATCATTCTTGGACACCGTATGCTTATGTTTATAACAATCCTATATTATTGATGGACCCTGATGGAAGAGATTCTACTCAAAGAGCACAAGCTCAGGCAAAAGCAAGGGAATTTGTAAAACAGAATGATAACGGAAAGGGTAATTCTTATAA
Coding sequences within:
- a CDS encoding DUF6443 domain-containing protein codes for the protein MKTQHILNRIKRRYFALSLLLFAGLAVHAQTNVNGSMTGTISSGEYYSSGSIHITNAHINPGAGQRVHIYTVGDCLPLNNLALSTTQNYVSTVVPRIPGYVPGNTGYSTCDVMQTVQYIDGLGRPLQTVQVKGNPNATRDVVQPVAYDQFGREATKYLPYTTASNDGSYKADALTTGQNSFYNAPPSGVPTITIPSATTVFEASPLNRTLEQGAPGNDWQPAGTPNTTASAGHTVKVSYGSNATGEVVLWVVNSNGNGATGTGPYDPSQLYKTTTTDENGNQSIEFKDKENHVVCKKVQSGTNTFQSTCYVYDDLNNLRYVIPQMPGAYPTSFAETDGVFQNYIYGYHYDERNRLVQKKIPGKDWEYMVYNQLDQLVLTQDGTHRANKQWILTKYDALGRVILTGLFKDTATPALTQAQLQTNIYAAAQYETYTGTGLGYTLNSYPALSWVFTLNFYDNYNYPNNPYNTTVSNTLTQPTGLLTASKTAVLLPDGTFGPMLWTVHFYDSKGRQAQTYQQHYLNGGTSNSDYDETAFSYNFNDQVTQTTRHHYTQANTSSPALTVGTAYTYDHMGRKTQTNEQLNGGANVLLSQEDYNEVGQLMTKHLGNNAQQVAYTYNERGWLTGSSAPLFAMQLNYNTGAAPQWNGNISQMTYLTTKTAQPGNRTFNYTYDNLNRLKVAAFSGGLATDALDENISYDELGNITQLSRANAGTLNYTSYTGSQLNTVTGYSPRSYVYDANGNATSDGQGQQIDYNMLNLPQDTKRNNAIVARYTYDASGQKLRNTGSDGTWDYINGVVYKNGTVAFIQTDEGRIANNNGTYNYEYNLQDHLGNNRVSFDIYNGAARVVQEDEYYSFGLRKPGGYDYSNNNRYLYNGKEIQTDLTNQYDYGARFYDPVIARWTTIDPLIESNHHSWTPYAYVYNNPILLMDPDGRDSTQRAQAQAKAREFVKQNDNGKGNSYKMGAKGNPGEPCDCSNLVSKSVVAGGEKDPNKGTSNGVTNIADNTTPVDPKDVVPGNIVILHGSTHTGIITLVQRDKDGNIVNEQMIDSGGQPSSGTSGPRVSNLVTNGKENYWGQRVDGYRKWDTKPDAPSTPTNSKAAQPQQSQGLWNSIKTSVTNTFNYIMDNM